The Flavobacterium galactosidilyticum nucleotide sequence AACATTTGTCATTATGTTGAGTTTATAATATCCTGTAATACTGGCACCAAATTCAAAACGAGAAGAATCGCCTTGAAGTACACCAAAAGAAGGTTCGAATTCAGTAAAATGAGGGTGAACCACAATTAATTTTGCGGCAGCAGGTGAAAAATTTACACTTAAGTTGTCATTTTTCTTCCATAAAAAACCAGGCCCAAATTGGAAATAAGCAGGAGAGAAGAAATGGGAAATTTTTAAGTCATTCTTGTCTGAACCAGTATCCATTTGAGTTTTGAAATTAAAATACATGGAATAGTACCATTGCCCATTTAATTTTTTCCCCCAAAGTGAATTTAGCTCTATTCTATCGTCAGTTTTTGCAGTTTTTGCATCGCCTTTTATTTTACTTAAACCGTACGCAAGGATAAATTTGTTGTCCCAAACCACATCACCGTTTTTATAGTTGAAGTCGTAGTTTACGCCTAGATTCCCTGCAATATTTGAAGTTCCACCGCCTAACCATTGCTTATTATAAGACGATTGGTTAAAAAGTAATGAGATATTTCCTTTTTTAGTCCACAATTTTGTGGTGTCTACTGCCGTTTCTTGCGCGCTAAGAGCAACAATGCTAAAAAGAAAGAGTAAAGTAATGGCTGTTTTTCTCATA carries:
- a CDS encoding DUF3078 domain-containing protein; amino-acid sequence: MRKTAITLLFLFSIVALSAQETAVDTTKLWTKKGNISLLFNQSSYNKQWLGGGTSNIAGNLGVNYDFNYKNGDVVWDNKFILAYGLSKIKGDAKTAKTDDRIELNSLWGKKLNGQWYYSMYFNFKTQMDTGSDKNDLKISHFFSPAYFQFGPGFLWKKNDNLSVNFSPAAAKLIVVHPHFTEFEPSFGVLQGDSSRFEFGASITGYYKLNIMTNVSVENRLNLYSDYLDNPQNVDIDYQMNVIMKINKYLSANLAFQTIYDDNSIKAFQTREVFGLGVNYGF